One window from the genome of Flavobacterium agricola encodes:
- the benC gene encoding benzoate 1,2-dioxygenase electron transfer component BenC — MAKVALNFEDGITRFIETSGYETIAEAAYREGINIPLDCADGACGTCKCLSRSGSFDAGDYIEEALSDEEAAQGYGLACQMRPESDMVVDILASSLACKVEATNYQTEITELTFLSSEVVKLRVKTNDGATIAFLPGQYANILVPGSGLTRSYSFSSVSGSDEMEFIIRLIPEVGLMSNFLRQAKVGDQLEITGPLGSFYNREITKPTLFFAGGTGIAPFIAMMEQLNAEKCAQNIQLFYGATTTENVVELERIKGYANINVETFACVSNEESTTFPTGFVTQWINTDTLTAPSYDIYICGPNAMVDAVKNALEANQIKFDNFYTEKFVPTGTTTA, encoded by the coding sequence ATGGCAAAAGTTGCACTAAATTTTGAAGATGGTATCACTCGTTTTATTGAAACGTCAGGATACGAAACAATTGCAGAAGCTGCGTATAGAGAAGGAATCAACATTCCGTTAGATTGTGCAGATGGAGCATGCGGAACTTGTAAATGTTTATCTCGTAGTGGATCTTTTGATGCAGGAGATTATATTGAAGAAGCTTTATCAGACGAAGAAGCAGCACAAGGTTACGGATTAGCGTGCCAAATGCGCCCAGAATCTGATATGGTAGTAGATATTTTAGCAAGCTCATTAGCTTGTAAAGTTGAAGCTACAAACTACCAAACTGAAATTACAGAATTAACATTCTTATCTTCAGAAGTAGTAAAATTAAGAGTAAAAACAAACGACGGCGCAACTATTGCTTTTTTACCAGGGCAATATGCTAACATTTTAGTACCAGGATCTGGCTTAACACGTTCGTACTCGTTTTCATCAGTTTCAGGATCAGACGAAATGGAATTTATCATTCGTTTAATCCCAGAAGTTGGTTTAATGTCAAACTTTTTACGTCAAGCAAAAGTGGGTGATCAATTAGAAATCACTGGTCCGTTAGGAAGTTTTTATAACCGTGAAATTACAAAACCAACATTATTCTTTGCTGGTGGAACAGGAATTGCACCTTTCATTGCGATGATGGAGCAATTAAATGCAGAAAAATGTGCGCAAAACATTCAATTGTTTTACGGTGCAACAACTACAGAAAATGTGGTTGAGTTAGAGCGAATTAAAGGTTACGCAAACATTAATGTAGAAACTTTCGCTTGTGTTTCTAACGAAGAATCAACAACATTCCCTACCGGTTTTGTAACACAATGGATCAATACAGATACCTTAACAGCGCCATCTTACGACATTTACATTTGTGGACCAAACGCCATGGTTGATGCAGTTAAAAATGCATTAGAAGCGAATCAAATTAAATTTGACAACTTCTACACTGAAAAATTTGTACCAACAGGTACAACAACCGCTTAA
- the pcaF gene encoding 3-oxoadipyl-CoA thiolase produces MNKEAYIIDGIRTPVGSFGGGLSAVRTDDLAAIVIEELVKRNPNIPTDKIDDVILGCHNQAGEDNRNVARMAGLLAGLPVTVPGETVNRLCASGMAAIVNASRAIKTGEGDIFIAGGVEHMTRGPLVVSKPSKAFGTDSKMEDSSFGWRFVNPKMKEMYGTDPMGITAENLVDMYNISREDQDKFALASQLKAAQATANGRLAEEIVPVVIPQRKGEPVVFDKDEFIRGNSTLESLAKLRPAFKKDGTVTAGNASGLNDGAAAVYVASGEAVEKYNLKPMARIVASAVVGVEPRIMGIGPVTATQKALERAGLTLDDMDVLEFNEAFAAQALACTRALGLADDDARVNRNGGAIAIGHPLGMSGTRITYSAALELQKTNKKYALATMCIGVGQGYAIVLERV; encoded by the coding sequence ATGAACAAAGAAGCTTATATAATTGATGGGATTAGAACCCCAGTAGGAAGCTTTGGCGGAGGTTTATCTGCTGTTAGAACAGACGATTTAGCTGCCATTGTGATTGAAGAATTAGTAAAAAGAAACCCAAATATCCCGACCGATAAAATTGACGATGTTATTTTAGGATGTCACAACCAAGCTGGTGAAGATAACCGTAACGTGGCTCGTATGGCAGGTTTGTTAGCTGGTTTACCAGTAACTGTACCAGGCGAAACGGTTAACCGTTTATGTGCATCAGGTATGGCAGCCATTGTAAACGCATCTCGCGCTATTAAAACTGGCGAAGGTGATATTTTTATTGCAGGTGGTGTAGAACATATGACACGCGGACCGCTTGTGGTTTCTAAACCCTCTAAAGCTTTTGGTACAGATTCTAAAATGGAAGATTCTTCTTTCGGATGGCGTTTTGTAAACCCAAAAATGAAAGAAATGTACGGAACCGATCCAATGGGAATCACGGCGGAAAACTTAGTGGATATGTATAATATTTCTCGCGAAGATCAAGACAAATTTGCTTTAGCTTCTCAGTTAAAAGCAGCTCAAGCAACTGCAAATGGTCGTTTAGCAGAAGAAATTGTACCGGTTGTCATTCCACAACGTAAAGGTGAACCTGTTGTTTTTGATAAAGACGAATTTATCCGTGGCAACTCAACTTTAGAAAGCTTAGCAAAATTACGCCCTGCATTTAAAAAAGACGGAACAGTAACCGCTGGTAACGCATCAGGTTTAAATGACGGAGCTGCTGCCGTTTATGTAGCATCTGGCGAAGCTGTAGAAAAATACAACCTAAAACCAATGGCACGTATTGTTGCATCAGCAGTTGTTGGTGTAGAACCGCGTATTATGGGTATTGGTCCAGTAACAGCAACGCAAAAAGCGTTAGAAAGAGCGGGCTTAACGTTAGACGATATGGATGTATTAGAATTTAACGAAGCTTTTGCAGCACAAGCTTTAGCTTGTACACGTGCTTTAGGGTTAGCTGATGATGATGCACGCGTAAACCGTAACGGTGGTGCTATCGCTATCGGTCACCCACTAGGTATGTCAGGTACAAGAATTACATATTCTGCTGCTTTAGAATTACAAAAAACGAACAAAAAATATGCGTTAGCAACCATGTGCATTGGCGTAGGTCAAGGTTATGCAATTGTATTAGAACGCGTATAA
- a CDS encoding Rieske 2Fe-2S domain-containing protein, whose product MSKKVTTEYLDSLLVHDKENGIYRHNRESFTNEELFDLEMKYIFEANWVYLAHETQIPNINDYYTTTIGKQSVVITKDKNGELHALINSCTHKGAQLCRYKKGNKSSFTCPFHGWTFNNAGKLLKVKDARTGGYPEQFNCDGSHDLVKVARFESYKGFLFGSLSADVLPLEEYLGESKTIIDHIVDQAPEGLEVLNGSSQYIYNGNWKLQMENGADGYHVSSVHWNYVATMGRRDYAKESTKAVDANGWSKSVAGVYGFENGHMLLWTNKLNPEVSPIYAQKDRLIAEFGEDKAGFMVNMTRNLAVYPNLFIMDQFSTQIRVVKPISVNETEVTIYCFAPKGESAEERATRIRQYEDFFNVTGMGTPDDLEEFRSCQVAYLSTELKFNDMSRGATHWIYGQDEQAQKMGIKPLISGIKSEDEGLFLTQHEYWQKELKKAIELENLEK is encoded by the coding sequence ATGAGCAAAAAAGTAACCACTGAATATTTAGATTCTTTGTTAGTTCACGATAAAGAAAACGGCATTTACCGTCATAACCGTGAATCATTTACAAACGAAGAATTATTTGATTTGGAGATGAAATATATTTTTGAGGCAAACTGGGTGTATTTAGCTCACGAAACTCAAATTCCAAATATTAATGATTATTACACAACTACAATCGGAAAACAATCGGTTGTAATTACCAAAGATAAAAACGGAGAATTACATGCATTAATTAATTCATGTACGCACAAAGGTGCACAGTTATGTCGCTACAAAAAAGGTAATAAATCTTCATTTACTTGTCCGTTTCACGGATGGACGTTTAACAACGCAGGTAAATTATTAAAAGTAAAAGATGCTAGAACAGGCGGATACCCAGAGCAATTTAACTGCGACGGATCTCATGATTTAGTTAAAGTTGCGCGTTTTGAATCGTACAAAGGTTTCTTATTCGGTTCATTAAGTGCTGACGTTTTACCTTTAGAAGAATATTTAGGAGAATCTAAAACAATTATTGATCATATTGTTGACCAAGCACCAGAAGGTTTAGAAGTTTTAAACGGTAGTTCACAATACATTTACAACGGAAACTGGAAATTGCAAATGGAAAACGGTGCTGACGGATACCACGTATCTTCTGTACACTGGAACTATGTTGCAACTATGGGACGTAGAGATTATGCAAAAGAATCTACAAAAGCAGTTGACGCAAACGGATGGTCTAAATCGGTTGCTGGAGTTTACGGATTTGAAAACGGACATATGTTATTATGGACCAATAAATTAAACCCAGAAGTAAGCCCAATTTACGCACAAAAAGATCGCTTAATCGCTGAGTTTGGTGAAGACAAAGCTGGTTTCATGGTAAACATGACACGCAACTTAGCTGTTTATCCAAACTTATTCATCATGGATCAGTTTTCAACACAAATTCGTGTAGTAAAACCAATTTCTGTAAACGAAACTGAAGTAACTATTTACTGTTTTGCTCCTAAAGGAGAAAGCGCTGAAGAAAGAGCAACACGTATTCGTCAATACGAAGATTTCTTTAACGTTACCGGAATGGGAACACCAGATGATTTAGAAGAATTCCGTTCTTGTCAAGTAGCATATTTATCTACAGAATTAAAATTCAACGACATGAGCCGCGGTGCAACACACTGGATTTATGGGCAAGATGAACAAGCACAAAAAATGGGCATTAAACCATTAATTTCTGGTATTAAATCAGAAGACGAAGGCTTATTCTTGACACAACATGAATACTGGCAAAAAGAGCTTAAAAAAGCGATTGAATTAGAAAACTTAGAAAAGTAA
- a CDS encoding CoA-transferase yields MPVTALDGASYFDSADSFAMIRGKHIDVAVMGGLQVDEAANLANWAVPGQPLLGVGGAMDLASGAKKLIITMMHTERDGDAKVVPACTLPLTALKAVDMVITDKAVFEFIDGQLTLTEVMPGATLEEVRATTTAKFAEKLS; encoded by the coding sequence ATTCCGGTAACAGCATTAGATGGTGCTTCATATTTTGATTCTGCAGATTCATTTGCTATGATTCGCGGTAAGCATATTGACGTAGCTGTTATGGGTGGTTTACAAGTTGACGAAGCGGCAAACTTAGCTAACTGGGCAGTTCCTGGTCAACCTTTATTAGGCGTTGGTGGTGCAATGGATTTAGCTTCTGGAGCTAAAAAATTAATCATTACCATGATGCATACTGAAAGAGATGGCGATGCAAAAGTAGTTCCTGCATGTACCTTACCATTAACAGCATTAAAAGCAGTTGATATGGTAATTACAGACAAAGCTGTTTTTGAATTTATTGACGGACAATTAACCTTAACAGAAGTTATGCCAGGCGCAACTTTAGAAGAAGTTCGTGCAACAACAACAGCAAAATTTGCTGAAAAGTTAAGCTAA
- a CDS encoding dioxygenase family protein, producing MARMDQSLIDATLELIKSQEKAGEGNERVKEIVNRLLKDLFNAMADLDITSEEMWKACDWLTQTGKNNEWGLVFAGLGIEKFIDVKMDWEDEQAGIHNLTPRTIEGPLYVAGSPESLGYAELETEVEPDAERLFMSGYVKDENGNPVENALVEVWHCNLKGLYSHFDSTQPEFNLRRAIRTGADGKYEFKSVLPVGYACPPGGSTDTLMSLLGRHGARPAHIHFFVTHPDFRKLTTQINIEGDPLTYDDFAFATRPELVPAVNRISAEDAAKYGKDEAFAKIDFDFNMVKEKEQAPAGENHRTRASV from the coding sequence ATGGCAAGAATGGATCAGTCGTTAATCGACGCAACTTTAGAGCTAATAAAATCGCAAGAAAAAGCAGGAGAAGGAAACGAAAGAGTAAAAGAAATTGTAAATAGATTATTAAAAGATTTATTTAATGCAATGGCTGACTTAGACATTACTTCTGAAGAAATGTGGAAAGCTTGTGATTGGTTAACACAAACAGGTAAAAACAACGAATGGGGATTAGTTTTTGCTGGTTTAGGAATTGAAAAATTCATTGATGTTAAAATGGATTGGGAAGATGAACAAGCTGGTATTCACAACTTAACACCTCGTACAATTGAAGGACCTTTATACGTAGCTGGATCACCAGAATCGTTAGGTTATGCTGAATTAGAAACTGAGGTTGAACCAGATGCTGAGCGTTTATTTATGAGCGGTTATGTTAAAGATGAAAACGGTAACCCAGTTGAAAACGCGTTAGTTGAAGTATGGCACTGTAACTTAAAAGGTTTATATTCTCACTTTGATTCTACACAACCAGAATTCAACTTAAGAAGAGCAATCCGCACAGGTGCAGATGGTAAATATGAATTTAAATCTGTATTACCAGTAGGATATGCATGTCCTCCGGGTGGATCTACAGATACGTTAATGTCGTTATTAGGTCGTCACGGAGCACGTCCAGCGCACATTCACTTCTTTGTAACACATCCAGATTTTAGAAAATTAACTACACAAATTAATATTGAAGGTGACCCATTAACTTATGATGATTTCGCTTTCGCAACACGTCCTGAGTTAGTTCCAGCAGTAAATCGCATTTCTGCAGAAGATGCAGCAAAATACGGAAAAGACGAAGCGTTTGCTAAAATTGACTTCGACTTCAACATGGTTAAAGAAAAAGAGCAAGCACCAGCAGGAGAAAACCACCGTACAAGAGCTTCTGTATAA
- a CDS encoding FUSC family protein, with product MIQYPHYEPFWGLLSIILVISPEAKDSRKLSKERVKSNLIGSIVGLCCVYINNDPPIYLVMIGIVSTCVICYLFNIMNMARVAIVALIIILIQPHVSNIAITPILRFASVAVGCGIGFLITLFTSMALRKLKKYYNIVE from the coding sequence ATGATTCAATATCCCCATTACGAACCGTTTTGGGGATTACTTTCAATCATTCTTGTTATTTCTCCCGAGGCAAAAGATTCTAGAAAACTTTCTAAAGAACGCGTAAAATCGAACCTTATAGGTTCTATCGTTGGGCTTTGTTGCGTGTACATTAACAACGATCCACCAATTTATTTGGTGATGATCGGCATTGTTAGCACTTGCGTAATTTGTTATTTATTTAATATTATGAACATGGCTCGCGTAGCTATTGTAGCATTAATAATCATCTTAATACAACCGCACGTTTCAAACATAGCCATAACACCAATTTTACGTTTTGCATCTGTAGCTGTTGGCTGTGGAATTGGTTTTTTAATCACCTTGTTTACATCAATGGCGCTTAGAAAGCTAAAAAAATATTACAATATTGTAGAATAA
- a CDS encoding muconate/chloromuconate family cycloisomerase, whose amino-acid sequence MHNITIKRIEATIVDLPTIRPHHLSMAVMMKQSMVIIRIICSDDIEGIGEATTIGGISYADEFPEGIKLAIDTYFTPLLVGQNPTQINSLMKMLDKNISGNNFAKSGIETALLDAQGKRLNVPIATLFGGSISTQLPVLWTLASGDTQKDIDEAKKLIAENKHNTFKLKIGRKDPNVDVAHVSAIKQALGENYKVTVDVNQAWSEQVAKKQIQKLQDAGVDLIEQPLVKTNFEGLARLTEYFEVPIMADEAAGTVSDAFKLAKIHAANVFALKIAKSGGLTNIARQAAIAQGAGISLYGGTMLEGSIGTLASAHLFSTLPNLDWGTELFGPLLLTDDIVKKSIVYQNNTLEIPEGPGLGVELDMNQVEKYKRK is encoded by the coding sequence ATGCACAACATAACAATAAAAAGAATAGAAGCTACAATTGTAGATCTACCAACCATTCGTCCACACCATTTATCAATGGCTGTAATGATGAAACAATCTATGGTAATAATCCGCATTATTTGTAGTGATGATATCGAAGGAATTGGTGAAGCTACTACCATTGGTGGTATTTCATACGCAGATGAATTTCCAGAAGGAATTAAATTAGCGATTGACACCTATTTTACTCCTTTGTTAGTTGGACAAAATCCTACACAAATAAATAGTTTAATGAAAATGTTAGATAAAAACATTTCAGGAAACAATTTTGCAAAATCAGGAATTGAAACTGCTTTATTAGATGCTCAAGGTAAACGTTTAAACGTGCCAATTGCAACTTTATTTGGAGGTTCTATATCAACTCAACTTCCGGTTTTATGGACTTTAGCAAGTGGTGATACACAAAAAGATATTGATGAGGCAAAAAAATTAATTGCTGAAAACAAACACAATACATTTAAACTTAAAATTGGTAGAAAAGACCCGAATGTTGACGTAGCTCACGTTTCGGCAATTAAACAAGCTTTAGGTGAAAATTATAAAGTAACGGTTGATGTTAATCAAGCTTGGAGCGAGCAAGTTGCTAAAAAACAAATTCAAAAATTACAAGATGCTGGTGTTGATTTAATTGAACAACCTTTAGTAAAAACAAATTTTGAAGGCTTAGCACGTTTAACCGAATATTTTGAAGTGCCAATTATGGCTGATGAAGCTGCAGGAACCGTTTCTGATGCGTTTAAATTAGCTAAAATTCATGCTGCAAATGTATTTGCATTAAAAATTGCTAAATCGGGTGGTTTAACAAACATTGCACGTCAAGCAGCAATTGCACAAGGAGCAGGAATTTCATTATACGGAGGTACCATGTTAGAAGGTTCCATTGGAACCTTAGCATCTGCGCACCTATTCTCAACCTTACCTAACTTAGATTGGGGAACTGAACTTTTTGGTCCACTTTTATTAACAGACGATATTGTTAAAAAATCTATTGTTTATCAAAACAATACATTAGAAATTCCTGAAGGACCAGGTTTAGGAGTTGAATTAGACATGAATCAAGTAGAAAAATATAAAAGAAAATAA
- a CDS encoding 1,6-dihydroxycyclohexa-2,4-diene-1-carboxylate dehydrogenase: MIFENRFLDKVAIVTGAGQGIGKGVAERLANEGAKTVLVDRSDIVLGVADELAKQGLQVLAVLADLETYAGFEKVVAETLKAFNRIDILINNVGGTIWAKPYQHYKEDEIVKEINRSLYPTLWGCHSVLPAMIENKGGVIINVSSIATRSINRIPYAAAKGGVNALTASLAFEQAPNNIRVVAIATGGTEAPARIVPRNENKMTAEEEVWYQQIVDQTRESTLVKKYGQIEDQVNAILFAASDEAKYITGITIPVSGGDLG, from the coding sequence ATGATTTTCGAAAACAGATTTTTAGATAAAGTTGCTATTGTAACCGGTGCCGGACAAGGAATTGGTAAAGGCGTTGCAGAACGTTTAGCTAATGAAGGAGCAAAAACCGTTTTGGTAGACCGCTCTGATATTGTTTTAGGCGTAGCCGATGAATTAGCAAAACAAGGCTTACAAGTACTTGCTGTACTTGCTGATTTGGAAACGTATGCTGGTTTTGAAAAAGTAGTGGCAGAAACCCTAAAGGCTTTTAATCGTATTGATATATTAATCAACAACGTAGGCGGAACCATTTGGGCTAAACCATACCAACATTACAAAGAAGACGAAATTGTTAAAGAAATAAACCGCTCTTTATACCCAACATTATGGGGGTGCCACAGCGTACTACCTGCAATGATAGAAAATAAAGGTGGGGTAATTATTAACGTTTCATCTATTGCTACACGTTCAATCAACCGCATTCCTTATGCAGCTGCAAAAGGAGGCGTAAATGCATTAACTGCATCATTAGCGTTTGAACAGGCACCGAACAACATTCGCGTAGTTGCCATAGCTACCGGAGGTACAGAAGCTCCAGCACGTATTGTTCCTCGTAATGAGAATAAAATGACTGCTGAAGAAGAAGTTTGGTACCAACAAATTGTAGATCAAACTAGAGAGTCAACTTTAGTAAAAAAATACGGACAAATAGAAGATCAGGTTAACGCCATTCTATTTGCCGCCTCAGACGAAGCCAAATACATTACCGGAATTACAATTCCTGTTTCTGGCGGAGATTTAGGATAA
- a CDS encoding muconolactone Delta-isomerase family protein produces MVYVVEMDVKIPETWSEEKIADYVAREKETSQKWQKSGKWVYLWRVAGKYSNISVLDVESPEEFHQIISSLPLFPYMTIKVTSVTKHPNAVRENIL; encoded by the coding sequence ATGGTATACGTTGTTGAAATGGATGTAAAAATCCCAGAAACTTGGAGTGAAGAAAAAATTGCAGATTACGTTGCTAGAGAAAAAGAAACTTCTCAAAAATGGCAAAAATCTGGAAAATGGGTTTACCTATGGCGCGTTGCTGGTAAATATTCTAACATCTCAGTTTTAGATGTAGAAAGCCCAGAAGAATTTCATCAAATCATCAGCTCATTACCTTTATTTCCGTACATGACAATTAAGGTAACAAGCGTTACAAAACACCCAAACGCAGTACGCGAAAACATACTATAA
- the pcaD gene encoding 3-oxoadipate enol-lactonase yields the protein MPKIELKNFTCNYLYENFGHDHTLVFSNSLGTNYSMWEDNIDELSHYFNILRYDKRGHGESTINQDKVSIAELGEDVVELVDALKLENVFFCGLSIGGLTGQWLAINRPDRFKKYIICNTSAKIGTVESWEARIKQVTEHGLGSILQGTADRWFTPHYRANNPEKVEKILADFQANTLQGYTACCHAVAHADFREELHKLVKPLLIIAGSKDEVTTVEDAKFIQKHAGVTNLISLDAAHLSNMEHPREFSKHIIHYLQH from the coding sequence ATGCCTAAAATTGAATTAAAGAATTTCACTTGTAACTATTTATACGAAAACTTCGGACACGATCATACGTTAGTGTTTTCAAATTCATTAGGTACAAACTATTCAATGTGGGAAGATAATATTGACGAACTAAGTCATTATTTTAACATTCTACGTTACGACAAAAGAGGACATGGTGAAAGTACCATTAATCAAGACAAAGTTTCAATTGCAGAGCTTGGCGAAGATGTAGTTGAACTTGTTGATGCATTAAAACTAGAAAACGTTTTTTTCTGTGGCCTTTCAATTGGCGGATTAACCGGACAATGGTTAGCAATTAACAGACCAGATCGTTTTAAAAAATATATTATTTGTAATACCTCTGCTAAAATTGGAACGGTAGAAAGTTGGGAAGCACGTATTAAACAAGTTACCGAACATGGTTTAGGTAGCATTTTACAAGGTACTGCCGACCGTTGGTTTACGCCACATTACCGTGCAAACAATCCAGAAAAAGTAGAAAAAATATTAGCCGATTTTCAGGCAAATACTTTACAAGGCTACACCGCATGTTGTCACGCAGTTGCTCATGCCGATTTTAGAGAAGAATTACACAAATTGGTAAAACCTTTACTAATTATTGCAGGAAGCAAAGATGAAGTTACAACGGTAGAAGATGCTAAGTTTATTCAAAAACATGCAGGCGTTACCAACCTAATTTCATTAGATGCTGCGCATTTATCAAACATGGAACATCCGAGAGAATTCTCAAAACATATTATACATTATTTACAACATTAA
- the benB gene encoding benzoate 1,2-dioxygenase small subunit translates to MENYNKILAFLYKEVRHLDDKEWDEWLKFYDEDCTYWMPGWTDEDELTTNPHTEISLIYYSNKGGLEDRIFRIKTERSSASTPETRTSHNISNVEILEENENEVKIRFNWHTLSFRYKNTDHYFGTSFYTLKKVDDSFLIANKKIILKNDYIRQVLDVYHI, encoded by the coding sequence ATGGAAAACTACAACAAAATACTTGCATTTCTATACAAAGAAGTACGTCATTTAGATGATAAAGAATGGGATGAATGGCTAAAATTTTACGATGAAGATTGTACCTATTGGATGCCAGGATGGACAGATGAAGATGAGTTAACTACAAACCCACATACCGAAATTTCGTTAATCTACTACTCTAACAAAGGTGGTTTAGAAGACCGTATTTTCCGTATTAAAACAGAGCGTTCATCTGCTTCTACTCCAGAAACAAGAACATCACATAACATTAGCAATGTTGAAATTTTAGAAGAAAATGAAAACGAAGTTAAAATCCGTTTTAACTGGCACACGCTTTCTTTCCGTTACAAAAACACCGATCATTATTTCGGAACAAGTTTTTATACGTTAAAAAAAGTAGACGATTCTTTCTTAATTGCTAACAAAAAAATTATACTTAAAAACGATTATATCCGTCAAGTTTTAGACGTATATCATATCTAG
- a CDS encoding TetR/AcrR family transcriptional regulator: MSKKQEILNASLILFTEQGARATSTKSIAKQAGVSEALIFKYFGTKDNLLEELIKKDYLEAIDFTRNKLARNAPKDFLIRFIDLPIELVDDKFDFWRMIYKILPLNPIAQQYHTNFMKPSHDKLRRCFESLGYPKAEYEAEILLLFTDTVWKNYVSGNLTKESYQEIATLLKKKYALI, encoded by the coding sequence ATGTCGAAAAAACAGGAAATTTTAAATGCTTCCCTTATTCTTTTTACAGAACAAGGTGCGCGAGCGACCTCAACTAAATCAATAGCAAAACAGGCAGGCGTATCTGAAGCTTTAATTTTCAAATATTTTGGCACCAAAGATAACTTGCTCGAAGAGCTGATTAAAAAAGATTATTTAGAGGCGATAGATTTTACTCGAAATAAATTGGCGCGTAATGCTCCTAAAGATTTTTTAATTCGTTTTATAGATTTACCTATTGAGTTGGTAGACGATAAATTTGATTTTTGGCGTATGATTTATAAAATTTTACCCCTAAATCCTATTGCACAGCAATATCATACCAACTTTATGAAACCCAGTCATGATAAATTACGACGTTGTTTTGAATCATTGGGATATCCTAAAGCTGAGTACGAAGCTGAAATATTATTACTTTTTACAGATACCGTTTGGAAAAACTATGTTTCTGGCAACTTAACTAAAGAAAGTTACCAAGAAATTGCCACGTTACTCAAAAAGAAATATGCACTTATATAA
- a CDS encoding 3-oxoacid CoA-transferase, giving the protein MKQVPQISLQEAVAMVKDGDVLLQGGFGMTGNPVHLMHALAETGTKNLTFIGNNVGEVGIGGGRLLRNGQLKKMIGSFFTSNPEAVKAAQDGVVEYELLPQGTLAEALRAGGAGIGGFFTPTSAGTALAEGRETKIFNGEEQVLIPSLRGNVAFIRAWKADTAGNLQYRMTEQNFNRAMATAADLVIVEVEEIVPVGEILPEFIHTPGSFVDYLVQATLTLEDLGSSASVSSSKKVSESRMNMAKRALKELQKGDVVNLGIGIPTLVADLISEEDGIILHTENGMLGVGPAPTDGGGAMEYPVNG; this is encoded by the coding sequence ATGAAACAAGTTCCTCAAATTTCTTTACAAGAAGCGGTAGCTATGGTAAAGGACGGCGATGTATTATTACAAGGTGGATTCGGGATGACAGGAAACCCAGTTCACTTAATGCATGCTTTAGCAGAAACTGGAACAAAAAACTTAACATTCATTGGTAACAATGTTGGTGAAGTTGGTATTGGCGGCGGACGTTTATTACGTAACGGTCAATTAAAAAAAATGATTGGTTCTTTCTTCACTTCAAATCCTGAAGCAGTAAAAGCAGCTCAAGATGGTGTAGTAGAATATGAATTATTACCTCAAGGAACTTTAGCAGAAGCTTTACGTGCAGGTGGTGCAGGAATTGGTGGTTTTTTCACACCAACCTCAGCAGGAACAGCATTAGCAGAAGGCAGAGAAACTAAAATATTTAACGGCGAAGAACAAGTTTTAATTCCAAGCTTACGCGGAAACGTTGCATTTATTCGTGCTTGGAAAGCAGATACAGCAGGAAACTTACAATACCGTATGACCGAGCAAAACTTTAACCGTGCTATGGCAACAGCTGCCGATTTAGTAATTGTTGAAGTAGAAGAAATTGTACCGGTTGGCGAAATTTTACCAGAATTTATTCACACACCAGGTTCGTTTGTAGATTATTTAGTACAAGCAACTTTAACGTTAGAAGATTTAGGAAGTTCAGCATCAGTTTCTTCAAGCAAAAAAGTTTCTGAAAGCCGTATGAATATGGCTAAACGTGCTTTAAAAGAATTACAAAAAGGTGATGTAGTAAACTTAGGAATTGGAATTCCAACTTTAGTTGCCGATTTAATTTCTGAAGAAGACGGTATCATTTTACATACCGAAAACGGAATGTTAGGCGTTGGTCCTGCTCCTACTGATGGTGGTGGTGCTATGGAATATCCGGTAAACGGGTAA